CTGCACCAGACCCTGCACCGTGCCAGCCTCAGCCACAGCCCAAGAGCCCCTGGTTTCACCAGATAAAGCACCCAAAGGTCTTCTAGGGAAGGAGTTTTATTCCTGGCTTCCCAGAGACCGTTTGACACCCCAGAGGGGAGCAGGAACCCTGGCCAGGGTGGTTGCACAGCATGGTGACAAGGAAGGATGTTCCTCAGCTCACTGAACCCCACATTCCTCCAGGCTCAACTCACCAGAGGGTGATGGGTCcctccctggtgctgcctgtCCCAGAGGTTGAGCCTTGGCCTCCAGCCCCTGCGGCTGCCTGGGGTTCTGCTGTTTATCCACAGGCACTGGTGTTCATCAGCCTGCCCTGGGTGCTCAGTGATGCACCCCAGTTCCCCATCCACCTGTCCCAGCAGTACAACAGAGACATGTGTCCCTCTCATCAGCCCAGCCACCCTCAGAGCCTTGCAGACACTCCTCTTACAGCAGAGCCCTCTAAACAGGGGCCCCACATGTCCCCTTTCTGCCCCAAAAAGCAACCGTTGTCCCcaagaaagcagcaggtgatgcaggggctggagcactgcAGGAATCCAGCACCTTGCCTCcttttttcagctcttccccctcttctcccccacGTTTCTGGTGCTCCAGCTTCCTGCCACAGCCATCCCATGTCAAACCAACCTTCCAGCCCCACGTGCCAGGGGACAGTCCCCAGGGACCGCTTGGAACAGGAGGATGAATCCAACTCTAGCACCCACCGGTAGCAACTCCACTGCCTTCAGGGCTGAATCTGCCCCAGGTTTCCGGACCAGCTCCCGGCAGGcacagtgctggagcagcacatCCCTCGGGCACAGGAGGAGGGCATCCCTACGAGTCCCGGGGGGCAGGGCGGGGTGCGTGCAGGGCGTAGAGCTTCTCCCAGCAGGTCGCCAACCTCTCCGCCTTCCTCCCGATCTCCCgcagctgcttcctcctgcGGGCGGGTGCCCCGCGCCGGGGCCGTGTCGGGACGCGCGGCCGGCTCTGTGTGCCAAGGGAGCAGAAACAGCCCCAAAAATCACACAGGAGTTAGATAGGGGGACAAAAACCACCACCCGTGGGGTTTAGAGGGCAAAGACGCAGGCTGGGGTGGCCGAATCGCCCATGACCGCGGCAAGGACATGCCCTCAAGTCCCCAGAGCTGTGTGACCCCCACCCCTAGTCCCACAGCCCCAGTCCCACAGGTGCAGGACAGTAGGTCAGGTTAGGGttgcaggcagctttccagagcAGGGGTATCTCCACCCCAcgccagcacagcccaggcagggtCAGCCCCCGCTGATTTGCCTGGCGAtgatggggaggacaaaccccAGCACCGCCCCAGAGCCGGAGCAGCTGCCCCGGGGTTTCCCCGCTACTTAATGAGTTGCTGGCATTGCCTCTGGGGATCCTCCCAGCTGGGGTTTCCCCGGCAGAGCCTCAGAGGGATGGCGGGGGAGCCCCAACCAGCCCTTTGGGGAGAAATCTCAGTTCTTGCCTACTAGCACCCAGGAGCAAAAGACAGACTGGGCAAGCATCCCACCAGGATGAGGTTCTCTGTTCCCAGCATCAGCCCTGGCATCACAGCACAACCACACAAACACACTGGGGAGCTCGTGGCAAAACcccaccagctccaccagctcGTCCCATGCTGCCACTGCCAGacttccctccccagccattTTAAAGCTCACTGGGATGTGCCATCAGCATTCCCCAGCCACAAATCCAGCACAGACCTTCAGTCCCCAGGGATGCTGCGGGCAGAGCCTGGAGACTCCTCATGGGCTGGTAAGAGGGAGGCTCTGCCCACAGCTTGCATGTTGGGAACTGGAAGCCACTGGAGTGactgggaaggggcagggctCCCACCTTGCTGATCTTCCTGCAGTTCTCCCTGAGCACAAAGTCGGTGTTTCTGGCCACCTTCCacaccaccagctcctctgggccgtgcagggtgcctgctgccacctcctgcagGGACATGGTGATGTTGTAGATGGAGAGCAGGATCTTCTGGTCCTggagagaagagaagcaggTGGCGCCGGGTGGGGTGGGAGGCTTCCTGATGGCTCCCAGGGGCTCAGGCCACACCATGCCCCAGCCTCGGGTCCCTTGGTGCTCACCTTGTCAGAACGACAAGCCAGCCTGGCCCTCCTGCTCCTGTCCATTGACCCACTCAGGTTTTTCTGGAGAAATAAAGTGAGATCAGACATCCAGAAGCATGGATGTCTCCCACACGGGGCAGAAACCCCCCATTTAAACACAACAGTAATTCCTGTTCTCCTCAGTAATACCGGTAAAGCAGCCAGCCCCATATTAAGCTTCCGAGCTCATCCCTCCCTTCCCACATCCCACAAGAGGGCCAGACGCAGCCCGGCAGCACCCCCCGCTGCAGGGAGCCAGGGCAGAGCACATCCTGCTCACCAGGTTCTGGATCTCGTGGAAGATGACAGCTCGGTACTGCCGGAGGATTTTAGCGATGCTGCACCTCTTGCCTCTGCTGAGCACGGCGAcgagcaggaggagcagcagagcacaggagaGCGCCCGGGGGAGAATCTGCGCAGGGAAGGGCTCGGCGTCAGCCAGGGAAAGCCAGGGATGCTCAAGGCTCTGCCTTTAGCCCCTCCCCACAAGCCCCCATCAGACCTGTCCCTGAAGACATGGCATGTGCAGGAGAGGACTCAACTCTGTCCTTTCCTGAAGGAGCCACCTTCCAGCTGAACCACAACCTCTTGCAGCAAAACGCTTGAGAAGTTGCTCCAGCTCAGGCAGCACTGCCCACGGCACACACTGAGCTCTCTCTGGTGACAGGTATTTGGCACAGGGGGGTGCCAGGGACCTTTGTAGTTGTGTAGGGTCTGTCCCCAAGCTCTCTGCCTCCACCAAggtccccagcacctccccagctAATAACATGCAAGGTCAGACCTTCAATCACCAAAAATCAAAGGGAGCAGAAAGGGACATGCCCTGCtcttggaggaggagagctggaggTGAGGAGTCACAGGGTTCCTCACCAGCCAACCTTCACACCCCGACACAAACAGCTTGGGGCATCCTGCAACCCCCACAGCATGGATGCCTTTACTGAGCATTTTTCCAGCTCTCACACAGCCCCAGCTCATTCCAGGCTCAGGTGCCCTCCTGCAAAAGCCAGATACAAGCAGCACAAGTCTCACCAGCTCatcccagctgcctcccagccccaAGCATTCCCAGCAGCCCCGAGCCAGCCCCGGCAGCGCAGGGGAAACCCAAGCACTGACATCTGAGCCGGTGGGGGAGGATGGGGAGAGGATGGCCAGACCCCCCAAGGGCTGAGTCCCAGGGCTTTGAAGAAAAGCCAGCACAGCCTCAAGTGACCAGGACTGAGGATATTTGAGGagttccccagcagctgggtgAGGACAGGAAGCCCAATCCATGCACAGCATCTGCCAGGAAAGGAGCCCAACAACTCTCTCCATCTCCACATCACTGAGAGGCAACATGGCACTGCAACCCTGTCCTGCCACAGGGGCATTTGACTCATCTCCTGTTTGCAGGAAAAGCacccaaaaaaatcccccccctcctcctctaGGCATCAGGTCTGGGCAGgcagaaagcagctcagctccttccaAATATGcatcccctgtgctgcagccaaaGAGCACAAGGAGGATgaggcaggcagccctgcctgctgccagcacctgcctgcCCCGAGCCCCAGCTCGTATCTCTGCGAGTTCACCACCATCCCAGCCTCATCTGTCTCTCATGCTTGGCTTTTTGCTCAGAGAAGCCAGAAGAAAGAAGCTCCCTTGCTGAACTCCAAGCCCAGGCAGAGACCATCCATCCTGCCCTTCAGTGGGAACTGGGGTGGTCGTTTGCAAAACCTGCATCTGCCCTGTGCTTCCAGCTCCATAAAGGGCTCGTTCTGGCTCCAGAAGGCTGAGGAAACCTTTCCCCACCTTTCTGCTCCCACAGCTCAGCAGGACACAGTCCTGGGAGCCGAGCCCCCAGACTCAGGTGTCACACCTCAAAGCAGAAGCACATACAAGATGAGTAAATCCACGTGCAACCAGCACAAATCCCACTGGGATCTTCAACTGCCTCCATCACCACGTGCATTTCACACAGGGTCTtgcctccctgcactgctggcttTGCTCCCTGCAAACCCACAGAGAGAGCTCACCCCAGGGGTGATTCAACAGAGCTGGGGGTAGAATCCTCAGGGACACCAAAGCAGAGCACTGCTTCCATGAGGCCACCACGTCCAAAGTCTAAGGGCTGCTCTCAGGAAACCTCCTCCATTGGGAAGACAAGGCCACGCAATTTTGCCATTAAACTGGGAATGACTTCCCTGAAGTGGCTTATTAAACAACTGGGACCAAATTCCAGGAGAACACAGACTATTTACAGCATTTCCCGGCAGCCAAGCCCGGCACTGGGCTCTCAGTCCTTCAGATGGGAGGAAGCATAGCAAGCAGTTCAAAAAGCTCAGCAAGAGCCAGGACAGGAGCTTGGAGGGAGCTGTGGGTGCTTCCCAACACTCCCAGAAAGAGCCGGAAAGCAGCAGTGCCAAGAGCAGGATGTGGGGGAGAGATAAAGCCAGTAAACCCCAGTCCTGGCCATTGCTTCCCACCCTTCAGGCTGGATGAAGAT
This sequence is a window from Apus apus isolate bApuApu2 chromosome 15, bApuApu2.pri.cur, whole genome shotgun sequence. Protein-coding genes within it:
- the C15H20orf204 gene encoding uncharacterized protein C20orf204 homolog isoform X1, with the protein product MERVVGLLSWQMLCMDWASCPHPAAGELLKYPQSWSLEAVLAFLQSPGTQPLGGLAILSPSSPTGSDVSAWVSPALPGLARGCWECLGLGGSWDELILPRALSCALLLLLLVAVLSRGKRCSIAKILRQYRAVIFHEIQNLKNLSGSMDRSRRARLACRSDKDQKILLSIYNITMSLQEVAAGTLHGPEELVVWKVARNTDFVLRENCRKISKSRPRVPTRPRRGAPARRRKQLREIGRKAERLATCWEKLYALHAPRPAPRDS
- the C15H20orf204 gene encoding uncharacterized protein C20orf204 homolog isoform X3, giving the protein MERVVGLLSWQMLCMDWASCPHPAAGELLKYPQSWSLEAVLAFLQSPGTQPLGGLAILSPSSPTGSDVSAWVSPALPGLARGCWECLGLGGSWDELILPRALSCALLLLLLVAVLSRGKRCSIAKILRQYRAVIFHEIQNLKNLSGSMDRSRRARLACRSDKEVAAGTLHGPEELVVWKVARNTDFVLRENCRKISKSRPRVPTRPRRGAPARRRKQLREIGRKAERLATCWEKLYALHAPRPAPRDS
- the C15H20orf204 gene encoding uncharacterized protein C20orf204 homolog isoform X2, which translates into the protein MLLAGEVLGTLVEAESLGTDPTQLQRSLAPPCAKYLSPERAQCVPWAVLPELEQLLKRFAARGCGSAGRWLLQERTELSPLLHMPCLQGQILPRALSCALLLLLLVAVLSRGKRCSIAKILRQYRAVIFHEIQNLKNLSGSMDRSRRARLACRSDKDQKILLSIYNITMSLQEVAAGTLHGPEELVVWKVARNTDFVLRENCRKISKSRPRVPTRPRRGAPARRRKQLREIGRKAERLATCWEKLYALHAPRPAPRDS